The nucleotide sequence CACCTTGCATTGGTGGTACCGGGCCTAGAAACACCATCTTAGATACTTTATTTGGGTATTTTATTGCATATTGTGCAGCAACCATAGGACCAAAAGAATGTGCTATTAAATTTAATTTGTCAAGCTCAAAAAATTGACGAAGTGTTTCTAGATCACTAATATGATTGTTAATATGTAGTTTATCTGTGTTTTCAGGTAAGCTTGATTGCCCACCTCCTCTCTGATCGTAATAAAGTAGTGTGTATTTTTTAGCTAAAGGTTTAAAATCTGCAACCATATATTCACTATCCATACCAGGACCACCATGAATAACTACCAATGTGTCCTTACCACTACCTTCAATTTTATAAAAAATATTTAAGCTGTCTGATGTTTTAATAAATCCTTTTTTAGCAATAATTTTCACTTTTTTCTCAAGGTTTTTTTTCTCTTTCGAACCACAGTTCATTAACATAAGCGTTAAGAAGAAAACTGAAAGATAGATTGACTTATATGATTTGAATATCATAGCGCATTTAAAGTATATTTATA is from Flavobacteriaceae bacterium and encodes:
- a CDS encoding alpha/beta hydrolase, giving the protein MIFKSYKSIYLSVFFLTLMLMNCGSKEKKNLEKKVKIIAKKGFIKTSDSLNIFYKIEGSGKDTLVVIHGGPGMDSEYMVADFKPLAKKYTLLYYDQRGGGQSSLPENTDKLHINNHISDLETLRQFFELDKLNLIAHSFGPMVAAQYAIKYPNKVSKMVFLGPVPPMQGDFSTRYGVNLANRLSIEEQQQMAGFFQELIQGEDNIIKVCKEYWNIALKPRLAEGLPVSIVKGDCCTAPPEAIKFGMQVTNSATFTSLGNWDLRPALKNLNITTLILHGKQEAIPMDMVEEWETTMPNAKLIKVPKAGHFVYVEQPDIVWPAIETFLSFD